The window GGAGCCAGAAGCCGTCACCGACGACGCGGTTGTCCACGACGACGACGTTGAACTCGAACGGACCATCGGGCTCGTCGGTGGGCTGGCAATCGGCATCGGGACGATGATCGGGGCCGGCATCTTCGTCTTTCCAGGGCTGGCTGCTGCCAACGCTGGACTCGCCGCGACGCTCTCGTTCGCAATCGGCGGCCTGATTGCGTTGCTTGTGGCGCTTCCGACCTCCGAACTCGCCACGGCGATGCCCCGGAGCGGTGGCGGGTACTACTTCATCTCGCGGGGAATGGGGACGGCGTATGGCGCAATCGTGGGCCTCGGGCTGTGGCTGGGGCTGATGTTCGCATCCGCGTTCTATCTGGTCGGACTCGGCCACTACGCGAGCGCTGTGTTCGCTGAACTCAATGTCGTACTCCCGTTCAGCCCGGTCATCGGAATCGGGCTACTGTTCGGGGTCGCACTGACGGCACTGAGTATCGGCGGTACGGAAAACACCGCGAAGATTCAGAACGTGGTGGTCGGTATCCTTCTGGTAGTGCTGACGGGCTTCCTTTCCTACGGTGTCCTCGACGCTGTGGGCGTGTTCGGTGGCGGCAGCGTTCCGGAGCAGTTCTTCTCCAGAGGATATTTCCGGGTGTTGACGACCGCGGCGCTCGTGTTCACGTCGTACTTGGGGTTCGCGCAGGTCGCTACTGTCGCGGGTGAAATCAAACAGCCGGGTCGGAATCTCCCACTGGCGATGGTGGGGTCGGTCCTGACTGTCACCGTCTTTTATGTTGTCACAATTTTCGTCGCGACCAGCGCGTTCGGCGCTGCACGACTGGGAGCGTTCGGGGAGACAGCGATGGTCGAAGTCGCCCGTGACTTCCTCGGGTTGCCCGGTGCGGTCGCGATTCTGGGTGCCGGGCTGCTGGCGACGTTTTCGAGCGCGAACGCGTCGATTCTCAGCGCCTCGCGGGCGGTCTACGCTCTGAGCCGTGATGCCCTGCTCCCCAGAAAGGCGAGCGAG is drawn from Haloarcula sp. CBA1129 and contains these coding sequences:
- a CDS encoding APC family permease translates to MTDQPVDVAPAGENVAGEAPVEEPEAVTDDAVVHDDDVELERTIGLVGGLAIGIGTMIGAGIFVFPGLAAANAGLAATLSFAIGGLIALLVALPTSELATAMPRSGGGYYFISRGMGTAYGAIVGLGLWLGLMFASAFYLVGLGHYASAVFAELNVVLPFSPVIGIGLLFGVALTALSIGGTENTAKIQNVVVGILLVVLTGFLSYGVLDAVGVFGGGSVPEQFFSRGYFRVLTTAALVFTSYLGFAQVATVAGEIKQPGRNLPLAMVGSVLTVTVFYVVTIFVATSAFGAARLGAFGETAMVEVARDFLGLPGAVAILGAGLLATFSSANASILSASRAVYALSRDALLPRKASEVNLRYGTPHVALLSAGGPILVLVATGRVELLAEVASFLHLIMYGLMCIALIVLRRRNPEWYSPSYRVPGYPVVPGMGALASFGLIVFMQPASIGIGIVVMLASYLWYRYYAGDVTLKGDI